One Jannaschia sp. GRR-S6-38 genomic window carries:
- a CDS encoding BMP family lipoprotein yields MTFTKHLMGAAATIALTAGMAQADAHAANPGLIIDLGGKFDKSFNESAYNGAQRWAEETGADYAETELANEAQREQTMRRMAERGANPVVVLGFANASTLEVVAPDYPETEFVIVDMVVDQPNVKSIVFSEHEGSYLVGMMAAMASESGTVSFVGGMDVPLISKFACGYAQGAKAVNPDINVIVNMTGTTPAAWNDPVKGAELTRSQISQGSDVVFAAAGGTGIGVLQAAADEGILSIGVDSNQNYLHPGSVLTSMVKRVDNAVYDSFTQAMNDALEPGIMVMGLENEGVGYAMDDNNADLVTAEMQAAVDAAKQQIIAGEIEVHDYLSDNSCPAF; encoded by the coding sequence ATGACATTCACCAAGCACCTGATGGGCGCCGCGGCGACCATCGCCCTGACCGCGGGCATGGCGCAGGCCGACGCGCATGCCGCGAACCCCGGTCTGATCATCGACCTGGGCGGCAAGTTCGACAAGTCGTTCAACGAGAGCGCCTATAACGGCGCGCAGCGCTGGGCCGAGGAAACCGGTGCCGATTACGCCGAGACCGAGCTGGCCAACGAGGCGCAGCGCGAACAGACCATGCGCCGTATGGCCGAGCGCGGCGCGAACCCGGTCGTGGTGCTGGGCTTCGCCAACGCCTCCACGTTGGAGGTCGTCGCCCCCGATTATCCCGAGACCGAGTTCGTCATCGTCGACATGGTCGTCGACCAGCCCAACGTGAAGTCGATCGTCTTCTCCGAGCACGAGGGCTCCTACCTCGTGGGCATGATGGCCGCGATGGCCTCGGAGTCGGGCACCGTCAGCTTCGTGGGCGGCATGGACGTTCCGCTGATCTCCAAGTTCGCCTGCGGCTACGCGCAGGGCGCCAAGGCGGTGAACCCGGACATCAACGTCATCGTCAACATGACCGGCACGACGCCGGCCGCCTGGAACGACCCGGTGAAGGGCGCCGAGCTGACGCGCAGCCAGATCAGCCAGGGCTCCGACGTGGTCTTCGCGGCCGCGGGCGGCACCGGCATCGGCGTGCTGCAGGCGGCCGCAGACGAGGGCATCCTGTCGATCGGCGTCGACAGCAACCAGAACTACCTGCATCCCGGCTCGGTCCTGACCTCGATGGTCAAGCGCGTCGACAATGCCGTCTATGACAGCTTCACCCAGGCGATGAACGACGCGCTGGAGCCCGGCATCATGGTGATGGGCCTCGAGAACGAGGGCGTGGGCTACGCGATGGATGACAACAACGCCGATCTGGTGACCGCCGAGATGCAGGCCGCCGTCGACGCGGCCAAGCAGCAGATCATCGCCGGCGAGATCGAGGTTCACGACTACCTGTCCGACAACAGCTGCCCGGCCTTCTGA
- a CDS encoding universal stress protein has translation MRKFLVVLDDSRECLNAMRFASLRAEHTHAGVEVLSVIPPDEFNHWIGVGDIMREEARERIIAHFEVFAKWMRDKHRLEPHLVIREGEPVDEILAQVREDPEIGVLVLGASAEGKGPGPLVTQLTKSAGSLPVPITIVPGNLSKEQLESIA, from the coding sequence ATGCGCAAGTTCCTCGTCGTCCTCGACGACAGCCGCGAATGCCTGAACGCGATGCGCTTCGCCTCGCTGCGCGCCGAGCATACCCATGCCGGGGTCGAGGTTCTGTCGGTGATCCCGCCCGACGAGTTCAACCACTGGATCGGGGTGGGCGACATCATGCGCGAGGAGGCCCGCGAGCGCATCATCGCGCACTTCGAGGTCTTCGCGAAATGGATGCGCGACAAGCACCGGCTGGAGCCGCACCTGGTGATCCGCGAGGGCGAGCCCGTCGACGAGATCCTGGCGCAGGTGCGCGAGGATCCGGAGATCGGCGTGCTGGTCCTGGGCGCCAGCGCCGAGGGTAAGGGCCCGGGCCCGCTGGTCACCCAGCTGACGAAATCGGCCGGCAGCCTGCCGGTTCCGATCACCATCGTGCCGGGCAACCTGTCCAAGGAACAGCTAGAGAGCATCGCCTGA
- a CDS encoding ABC transporter permease, producing MTDVLPKWADILLIPLINLLLALIVSGIVVTLIGKDPFEALYILVNGSVGSAYGWGFTLFYTTNFIFTGLGVAVAFHARLFNIGGEGQAALGGLGVALVLLSVPWPHWSVALVAASAGAAVFGAAWAAIPAWLQATRGSHIVITTIMFNFIASALMVYLLSRVLLVPGAGGSPETARFAEAMRLPNAYDVMPFLGFSRSTPLNVSFFLAIAACVFVWALIWRTRLGYEIRAFGHSEPAAIYAGISPIKITMIAMLISGGLIGLMATNSVMGEAERLVIDPVQGAGFVGIAVALMGRSHPVGVFLAALLFGALYQGGGELTFEMNGMTREIILVIQALVILFTGALDNMVRAPVERIFVSRRRSATAPLPTTPLEPGGQPQKGEVEP from the coding sequence ATGACCGACGTGCTGCCCAAATGGGCCGACATCCTGCTGATCCCGCTGATCAACCTCCTGCTCGCGCTGATCGTGTCCGGCATCGTCGTGACGCTGATCGGCAAGGACCCGTTCGAGGCGCTCTACATCCTCGTCAACGGCTCGGTCGGCTCGGCCTATGGCTGGGGCTTCACGCTGTTCTACACCACCAATTTCATCTTCACCGGCCTGGGCGTCGCCGTCGCGTTCCACGCGCGGCTGTTCAATATCGGCGGCGAGGGGCAGGCCGCGCTGGGCGGCCTCGGCGTCGCGCTGGTCCTGCTATCCGTGCCCTGGCCGCATTGGAGCGTGGCGCTGGTCGCGGCCTCGGCGGGGGCGGCGGTCTTCGGCGCGGCCTGGGCGGCGATCCCGGCCTGGCTGCAGGCCACGCGCGGCAGCCACATCGTCATCACGACGATCATGTTCAACTTCATCGCCTCGGCGCTGATGGTCTACCTGCTCAGCCGCGTGCTGCTGGTGCCGGGCGCCGGCGGCTCGCCCGAGACCGCGCGCTTCGCCGAGGCGATGCGCCTGCCCAACGCCTATGACGTCATGCCCTTCCTCGGCTTCTCGCGCTCGACCCCGCTCAACGTGTCCTTCTTCCTCGCCATCGCCGCCTGCGTCTTCGTCTGGGCGCTGATCTGGCGCACCCGGCTGGGCTACGAGATCCGCGCCTTCGGCCATTCCGAGCCGGCGGCGATCTATGCGGGGATCTCGCCGATCAAGATCACGATGATCGCCATGCTGATCTCGGGCGGGCTGATCGGGCTGATGGCGACGAACTCGGTCATGGGCGAGGCCGAACGGCTGGTCATCGACCCGGTGCAGGGCGCGGGCTTCGTGGGCATCGCCGTGGCGCTGATGGGACGCTCGCACCCGGTGGGCGTGTTCCTGGCCGCGCTTCTCTTCGGGGCGCTCTACCAGGGCGGGGGCGAGCTGACCTTCGAGATGAACGGCATGACGCGCGAGATCATCCTGGTGATCCAGGCGCTGGTCATCCTGTTCACCGGCGCGCTCGACAACATGGTCCGCGCGCCGGTCGAGCGGATCTTCGTGTCGCGCCGGCGCAGCGCGACGGCACCGCTGCCGACCACGCCGCTGGAGCCGGGCGGCCAGCCGCAAAAGGGCGAGGTGGAGCCATGA
- a CDS encoding NifU family protein: MFIQTETTPNPATLKFLPGQTVLEQGTADFPDADKAGKSPLAQRLFAIDGVTGVFFGHDFVTVTKDDATQWDHVKPAILGGIMEHFQSGAPVMEGEAQAQHEANHDEADSAIVGQITELLDTRVRPAVAQDGGDITFHGFERGVVYLQMKGACAGCPSSTMTLKMGIENLLRHYIPEVVEVRPVGL; this comes from the coding sequence ATGTTCATCCAGACCGAGACCACGCCGAACCCCGCCACGCTGAAATTCCTGCCGGGGCAGACCGTTCTGGAGCAGGGCACCGCGGATTTCCCCGATGCGGACAAGGCCGGTAAATCCCCGCTGGCGCAGCGGCTCTTCGCCATTGACGGCGTCACGGGCGTCTTCTTCGGGCACGATTTCGTGACCGTCACCAAGGACGACGCGACGCAGTGGGATCACGTGAAGCCCGCGATCCTCGGCGGCATCATGGAGCATTTCCAGTCCGGCGCGCCGGTCATGGAGGGCGAGGCCCAAGCCCAGCACGAGGCCAATCACGACGAGGCCGACAGCGCCATCGTCGGTCAGATCACCGAGCTTCTCGACACCCGCGTCCGCCCGGCGGTGGCGCAGGACGGCGGCGACATCACCTTCCACGGCTTCGAGCGCGGCGTGGTCTATCTGCAGATGAAAGGTGCCTGCGCGGGCTGCCCCTCCTCGACGATGACGCTGAAGATGGGGATCGAGAACCTGCTTCGGCATTACATCCCCGAGGTGGTCGAGGTTCGCCCCGTCGGTCTCTGA
- a CDS encoding pyridoxamine 5'-phosphate oxidase family protein, whose protein sequence is MADTYLAPDDDTRALARRLTGAPDGALATVLDGRPLATRVGCAWGGAVGMTLLVSDLSDHARALRQIPAASLLLGAPGGRGDALTQPRLTLRGPVVELDKAAWRDRFLAARPKSTLYYDFADFRLMALQIDEALLNAGFGRAVRLTAADLGT, encoded by the coding sequence ATGGCCGACACCTATCTCGCCCCCGACGACGACACCCGCGCGCTGGCGCGGCGGCTGACCGGCGCGCCGGACGGGGCGCTGGCCACGGTGCTGGACGGCCGGCCGCTCGCCACGCGCGTGGGCTGCGCCTGGGGCGGGGCGGTGGGGATGACGCTTCTGGTCTCGGACCTGTCGGACCATGCCCGCGCGCTGCGCCAGATCCCGGCGGCCTCGCTGCTTCTGGGCGCGCCGGGCGGCAGGGGCGACGCGCTGACCCAGCCGCGCCTGACGCTGCGCGGGCCGGTGGTCGAACTGGACAAGGCCGCCTGGCGCGACCGCTTCCTGGCGGCGCGGCCGAAATCGACGCTCTACTACGATTTCGCGGATTTCCGGCTGATGGCATTGCAGATCGACGAGGCCCTGCTCAACGCCGGGTTCGGCCGGGCGGTGCGCCTGACTGCCGCCGATCTCGGGACGTGA
- a CDS encoding GNAT family N-acetyltransferase, whose amino-acid sequence MSAPALARLHARCFTGAARWSEAAFAEALADPRCFFCPEGGDGTGFALGRVIAGEAELLTLAVAPERRRQGTGRALLQGFEAEAMRRAATDAFLEVAADNVAARGLYAAQGWIETGRRRGYFAGIDALTLHKVLHAAP is encoded by the coding sequence GTGAGCGCGCCCGCCCTCGCCCGGCTGCACGCGCGCTGCTTCACCGGCGCCGCGCGCTGGTCCGAGGCCGCCTTCGCCGAGGCGCTCGCCGATCCGCGCTGCTTTTTCTGCCCCGAGGGCGGCGACGGGACCGGCTTCGCGCTGGGCCGCGTCATCGCCGGCGAGGCGGAGCTGCTGACGCTCGCCGTCGCGCCCGAGCGGCGGCGGCAGGGCACGGGGCGCGCGCTGCTGCAGGGCTTCGAGGCCGAGGCCATGCGGCGCGCGGCCACCGACGCCTTCCTGGAAGTGGCCGCCGACAACGTCGCCGCCCGCGGGCTCTATGCCGCTCAGGGTTGGATCGAGACCGGCCGTCGCCGGGGCTATTTCGCGGGCATCGACGCCCTGACGCTGCACAAGGTCCTGCACGCCGCCCCGTGA
- a CDS encoding branched-chain amino acid aminotransferase, with product MAFGTNIRTYFDGRWHDGDTAVMRGADHGLWQGSSVFDGARRFERVTPDLDRHCARVNRSAEALMLKPTVTPERMVELIHEGLEGYPKETPIYIRPMYWGIHGSELGLVPSKAETGFAICLEEVPMYGPEKTTTLTTTRFRRPVLEDAVCDAKAGCLYPNNARMLAEAQAKGFGNALVADALGNVAESATSNVFMVKDGEVFTPIANGTFLSGITRARHIANLAADGMRVHETVLSFDDFRAADEVFLSGNLTKVTPVTAFDDRQYQVGPVTRRVRDLYWDWALSAA from the coding sequence ATGGCGTTCGGCACGAATATCCGCACCTATTTCGACGGCCGCTGGCATGACGGCGACACGGCCGTGATGCGGGGCGCCGATCACGGGCTGTGGCAGGGCTCGAGCGTGTTCGACGGCGCGCGGCGCTTCGAGCGGGTGACCCCCGATCTGGACCGGCATTGCGCGCGGGTGAACCGCTCGGCCGAGGCGCTGATGCTGAAGCCCACGGTCACGCCGGAGCGGATGGTCGAACTGATCCACGAGGGGCTCGAGGGCTATCCGAAGGAGACCCCGATCTATATCCGCCCGATGTATTGGGGCATCCATGGCAGCGAGCTGGGGCTCGTCCCCTCGAAGGCCGAGACGGGCTTCGCCATCTGCCTCGAGGAGGTCCCGATGTACGGCCCCGAGAAGACCACGACCCTGACCACCACGCGCTTCCGCCGCCCGGTGCTGGAGGATGCGGTCTGCGACGCGAAGGCCGGCTGCCTCTATCCCAACAACGCGCGGATGCTGGCCGAGGCGCAGGCCAAGGGCTTCGGCAACGCGCTGGTGGCCGACGCGCTGGGCAACGTTGCGGAATCGGCCACGTCGAACGTCTTCATGGTCAAGGACGGCGAGGTCTTCACGCCAATCGCCAACGGCACCTTCCTGTCGGGCATCACTCGCGCCCGCCATATCGCGAACCTGGCCGCCGACGGCATGCGGGTCCACGAGACGGTGCTGTCCTTCGACGATTTCCGCGCGGCGGACGAGGTGTTCCTGTCGGGCAACCTGACCAAGGTCACGCCGGTCACGGCCTTCGACGACCGGCAATACCAGGTCGGCCCGGTGACGCGCCGGGTGCGGGACCTGTATTGGGATTGGGCGCTCTCGGCCGCCTGA
- a CDS encoding YdcF family protein: MIFAIVLGAAVRPDGAPSPTLRLRVEHAAGLYHDGRVQVICTTGGRGRHGPPEAQVAARLLRERGVPLAAIRIEDRSTDTLGNIAEALMLRPEGAALLLVSSRWHLPPARLVAAALGVPAQASGPRGAAPWPATIRAASRELAATPPSLARAWRLRWARRSAP, translated from the coding sequence GTGATCTTCGCCATCGTCCTCGGCGCCGCCGTCCGACCCGACGGCGCGCCCTCGCCCACGCTACGCCTCCGGGTCGAGCATGCGGCGGGGCTCTACCACGACGGGCGGGTGCAGGTGATCTGCACGACCGGCGGGCGGGGCCGTCACGGCCCGCCCGAGGCGCAGGTCGCCGCGCGGCTCTTGCGCGAGCGCGGCGTGCCCCTTGCGGCGATCCGGATCGAGGACCGCTCGACCGACACGCTCGGAAATATCGCCGAGGCGCTGATGCTGCGGCCCGAGGGGGCGGCGCTGCTTCTGGTCTCCAGCCGCTGGCACCTGCCGCCCGCCCGCCTCGTCGCCGCCGCGCTGGGCGTCCCCGCGCAGGCCAGCGGGCCGCGCGGCGCCGCGCCCTGGCCCGCGACGATCCGCGCCGCATCGCGCGAGCTGGCGGCCACGCCCCCCAGCCTCGCGCGGGCATGGCGCCTCAGGTGGGCGCGTCGCAGCGCGCCGTGA
- a CDS encoding ABC transporter ATP-binding protein, with protein sequence MSADKAADPGLAIELRGISKAFGPVQANKDISIQVKRGSIHGIIGENGAGKSTLMSILYGFYRADAGEIFIGGQRTEIPDSQAAIDAGIGMVFQHFKLVENFTVLENVVLGAEEGRLLRPSLAKARKLLKQLADDYDMDVDPDAVIEDLGVGQQQRVEILKALYREADILILDEPTGVLTPAEADHLFRILQGLRDEGKTIILITHKLREIMEVTDTVSVMRRGEMTATVRTAETSPEKLAELMVGRKVLLRVDKAPARPGEVVLEVENLRVTDAQGVERLKGIDLTLRRGEILGIAGVAGNGQSELLEVLGGYAKGTGTIRMNGETIDISGAASDARTRRARGIAHVPEDRQREGLIMDYRAWENMGFGYHHDPRYNTGLFMDNAALRRDCAEKMERFDVRPPDPTLAAKSFSGGNQQKIVLAREIERNPDLLLIGQPTRGVDIGAIEFIHQQIVALRDQGKAILLVSVELDEIMALSDRIAVMFDGRIMGERLPSETDQGELGLLMAGMTGRAA encoded by the coding sequence ATGAGCGCCGATAAAGCCGCCGATCCCGGCCTCGCCATCGAGCTGCGCGGCATCTCGAAGGCCTTCGGCCCCGTGCAGGCCAACAAGGACATCTCGATCCAGGTCAAGCGCGGCTCGATCCACGGCATCATCGGCGAGAACGGCGCGGGCAAGTCGACGCTGATGTCGATCCTCTACGGATTCTACAGGGCCGATGCGGGCGAGATCTTTATCGGCGGCCAGCGGACCGAGATCCCCGACAGCCAGGCGGCGATCGATGCGGGCATCGGCATGGTGTTCCAGCATTTCAAGCTGGTCGAGAACTTCACCGTGCTGGAAAACGTCGTGCTGGGCGCCGAGGAAGGCCGCCTGCTGAGACCGTCGCTGGCCAAGGCGCGCAAGCTTCTGAAACAGCTGGCCGACGATTACGATATGGATGTCGACCCTGATGCCGTGATCGAGGATCTGGGCGTGGGCCAGCAGCAGCGTGTCGAGATCCTCAAGGCGCTCTACCGCGAGGCAGACATTCTGATCCTCGACGAGCCCACGGGCGTGCTGACCCCCGCCGAGGCCGACCACCTGTTCCGGATCCTCCAGGGGCTGCGCGACGAGGGGAAGACGATCATCCTGATCACCCACAAGCTGCGCGAGATCATGGAGGTGACCGACACGGTCAGCGTCATGCGCCGCGGCGAGATGACGGCCACCGTCCGCACCGCCGAGACCAGCCCCGAGAAGCTGGCCGAGCTGATGGTCGGCCGGAAGGTCCTACTGCGCGTCGACAAGGCCCCGGCCCGGCCCGGCGAGGTGGTGCTGGAAGTCGAGAACCTGCGCGTGACCGACGCGCAGGGGGTCGAGCGGCTGAAAGGCATCGACCTGACCCTGCGCCGCGGCGAAATCCTGGGCATCGCGGGCGTCGCCGGCAACGGCCAGTCCGAATTGCTGGAGGTGCTGGGCGGCTATGCGAAGGGCACCGGCACGATCCGCATGAACGGCGAGACGATCGACATCTCGGGCGCCGCCTCCGACGCGCGCACGCGCCGCGCGCGCGGCATCGCGCATGTCCCCGAGGACCGGCAGCGCGAAGGCCTGATCATGGACTACCGCGCCTGGGAGAACATGGGCTTCGGCTACCACCACGACCCGCGCTACAATACGGGTCTCTTCATGGACAACGCCGCGCTGCGCCGCGATTGCGCGGAAAAGATGGAACGCTTCGACGTGCGCCCGCCGGATCCGACGCTGGCGGCCAAGAGCTTCTCGGGCGGCAACCAGCAGAAGATCGTCCTGGCCCGCGAGATCGAGCGCAATCCCGATCTTCTGCTGATCGGCCAGCCCACCCGCGGCGTCGATATCGGCGCCATCGAGTTCATCCACCAGCAGATCGTCGCGCTGCGCGACCAGGGCAAGGCGATCCTGCTCGTGTCGGTGGAACTGGACGAGATCATGGCCCTGTCGGACCGCATCGCGGTGATGTTCGACGGCCGGATCATGGGCGAGCGCCTTCCGTCCGAGACCGACCAGGGCGAGCTGGGCCTGCTGATGGCGGGCATGACGGGGAGGGCGGCATGA
- the tsaB gene encoding tRNA (adenosine(37)-N6)-threonylcarbamoyltransferase complex dimerization subunit type 1 TsaB encodes MATSDRLSLGFDTSAAHCAAALVSGDRILAERVEAMRKGQAERLMPLLEDLLAVAGHRWADLDCIGVGTGPGNFTGIRIAVAAARGLALGLGIPAHGVTGPEALGGGRDVIVCLPAPQGAVHAARGDDIRRLTAADWPADWRAPLTGPAAPELAAALGLPLAETPALAPAIARLAARRATPGGARPAPLYLRPADAAPPADQPPAIL; translated from the coding sequence GTGGCGACATCTGACCGCCTGTCGCTTGGCTTCGACACGTCGGCCGCGCATTGCGCGGCCGCACTCGTCTCGGGCGACCGGATCCTGGCCGAACGGGTCGAGGCGATGCGCAAGGGGCAGGCCGAACGGCTGATGCCGTTGCTCGAAGACCTGCTCGCGGTGGCCGGGCATCGCTGGGCCGATCTCGATTGCATCGGCGTGGGCACCGGCCCGGGCAATTTCACCGGCATCCGCATCGCCGTCGCCGCCGCGCGGGGACTGGCGCTCGGCCTCGGCATTCCCGCGCACGGCGTGACCGGGCCCGAGGCGCTGGGCGGCGGGCGTGACGTGATCGTCTGCCTGCCCGCGCCGCAGGGCGCGGTCCATGCGGCGCGCGGCGACGACATCCGCCGCCTGACCGCCGCCGACTGGCCCGCCGACTGGCGCGCGCCGCTGACGGGCCCGGCCGCCCCCGAGCTCGCCGCCGCGCTGGGCCTGCCGCTGGCCGAGACGCCGGCGCTGGCCCCGGCCATCGCGCGGCTCGCGGCCCGGCGCGCGACGCCCGGGGGGGCGCGGCCCGCGCCGCTCTACCTGCGGCCGGCCGACGCGGCGCCGCCCGCCGACCAGCCGCCCGCGATCCTGTGA
- a CDS encoding glycosyl hydrolase family 28-related protein, with amino-acid sequence MNKAITDGLVLSPPAFGADLGIWSRQDGRPGSDSYASAGTAVYVPADQDFGGCLEMLKTEATQPLRWMGETPILPGCYLRVTVRVKAMSGNLPTVRVAATPVAPNGTVAPGLATQGAAVALSAYGRVETVTAIIGTGNRGGVDLQWSDAVSHAHVGLDLGGATGGIVRIEDIAVEDVTGAFLRDMMDWVDVRDFGARGDGVADDTAAFLAADAAADGRSVLVSKGHYRLTDHVTFTAPVRFEGTVEMPVAKRLSLTENFELSTYIVAFGNEEEGFKKAIQALFNFTDHDTLDMNGRRVELTAPLDVQAAVYDKTTYANQRKIRNGQIQIVDGPAFDTEIVTQSCNFDASDPVRLTGVTNVASIPVGSLVEGPVGVGREVYVSGRNIAGQTLLLSQPLWGAPGQQTYTFSRFKYALDFSGFANLQRFTLQDIELLLADKASGILLPSNGLIFHVKDCFFTGPRDRGLTSHATGCQGMLIDRCQFLSTEGTADVQDRHTIGFNVNKNDTKIRNNRAVKFRHFAVVSGSGHIITGNHFFQGDTNTLGQRTAGMVLAEAQSKSVFMSNYVDNCYIEWTNEHDGDPAFQSELSFGGLQIVGNIIFSSNVPSSFAPIHIKPHGPGHFLNGVTITGNNFKTIKGQALERVDYVDDTHAPLDVTRFVDVNVHSNTFQAVSKQFQNPITLPVVENTAQETWEADLGDYLPFGGQARVVTAVAAEGRIKTASNATLWTMPYAFAGFGTAGQAVRLTWSEAAKGKVFVTARCDAPT; translated from the coding sequence ATGAACAAGGCGATCACCGACGGACTGGTCCTGTCCCCCCCGGCCTTCGGGGCGGATCTGGGGATCTGGTCCCGGCAGGACGGGCGGCCCGGATCGGACAGCTACGCCTCGGCGGGGACGGCGGTCTACGTCCCGGCGGACCAGGATTTCGGCGGCTGCCTCGAGATGCTGAAGACCGAGGCGACGCAGCCTCTGCGCTGGATGGGCGAGACGCCGATCCTGCCGGGCTGCTACCTGCGGGTGACGGTGCGGGTGAAGGCCATGTCGGGCAACCTGCCCACGGTGCGCGTCGCCGCGACGCCGGTCGCGCCCAATGGCACGGTGGCGCCCGGACTGGCGACCCAAGGCGCGGCCGTCGCGCTCTCGGCCTATGGCCGGGTCGAGACGGTGACCGCGATCATCGGAACCGGCAATCGCGGTGGGGTCGACCTGCAATGGTCCGACGCCGTGAGCCATGCCCATGTCGGCCTCGACCTCGGCGGTGCGACCGGTGGGATCGTCCGGATCGAGGATATCGCGGTCGAGGACGTGACCGGCGCCTTCCTGCGCGACATGATGGATTGGGTGGACGTGCGCGATTTCGGCGCGCGGGGCGACGGCGTGGCCGATGACACCGCGGCCTTCCTCGCCGCCGATGCCGCGGCCGACGGACGCTCGGTGCTGGTCTCGAAGGGGCATTACCGCCTGACCGACCACGTGACCTTCACCGCACCGGTGCGGTTCGAGGGCACGGTGGAGATGCCCGTCGCGAAGCGCCTGAGCCTGACCGAGAATTTCGAGCTGAGCACCTATATCGTGGCCTTCGGCAACGAGGAGGAGGGGTTCAAGAAGGCCATCCAGGCGCTGTTCAACTTCACCGATCACGACACGCTGGACATGAACGGCCGCCGGGTCGAGCTGACCGCGCCGCTCGACGTGCAGGCGGCCGTCTACGACAAGACGACCTATGCCAATCAGCGCAAGATCCGGAACGGCCAGATCCAGATCGTCGACGGCCCCGCCTTCGACACCGAGATCGTCACCCAGAGCTGCAATTTCGACGCGAGCGATCCGGTCCGGCTGACCGGCGTGACGAACGTGGCCAGCATCCCCGTGGGGTCCTTGGTGGAGGGGCCGGTCGGCGTGGGCCGCGAGGTCTATGTCTCGGGCCGCAACATCGCCGGCCAGACCCTGCTTCTGAGCCAGCCGCTCTGGGGCGCGCCGGGGCAGCAGACCTACACGTTCAGCCGCTTCAAATACGCGCTGGATTTCTCGGGCTTCGCCAATTTGCAGCGCTTCACGCTGCAGGACATCGAGCTTCTGCTGGCCGACAAGGCGTCGGGCATCCTGCTGCCGTCAAACGGGCTGATCTTCCACGTGAAGGACTGCTTCTTCACCGGCCCGCGGGATCGCGGCCTGACCAGCCACGCGACCGGCTGCCAGGGCATGCTGATCGACCGCTGCCAGTTCCTGTCCACCGAAGGCACCGCGGATGTGCAGGACCGGCACACGATCGGCTTCAACGTCAACAAGAACGACACGAAGATCCGCAACAACCGGGCGGTCAAGTTCCGCCATTTCGCGGTCGTCTCGGGTTCGGGGCACATCATCACCGGGAACCACTTCTTCCAGGGCGACACCAACACGCTCGGGCAGCGAACGGCGGGCATGGTGCTGGCCGAGGCGCAGTCGAAGTCGGTCTTCATGTCGAACTATGTCGACAATTGCTACATCGAGTGGACGAACGAGCATGACGGCGATCCGGCCTTCCAGTCGGAGCTGTCCTTCGGGGGGCTGCAGATCGTCGGCAACATCATCTTCTCGTCCAACGTCCCGTCGAGCTTCGCGCCGATCCACATCAAGCCTCACGGGCCGGGGCATTTCCTCAACGGCGTGACGATCACCGGCAACAATTTCAAGACGATCAAGGGCCAGGCGCTGGAGCGGGTGGATTACGTCGACGACACGCACGCCCCGCTGGACGTGACGCGGTTCGTGGATGTGAACGTGCATTCCAACACCTTCCAGGCGGTGTCGAAGCAGTTCCAGAACCCGATCACCCTGCCCGTCGTCGAGAACACGGCGCAGGAGACCTGGGAGGCCGATCTGGGCGATTACCTGCCCTTCGGCGGGCAGGCGCGGGTGGTGACGGCCGTGGCGGCGGAGGGGCGGATCAAGACGGCTTCGAACGCGACGCTCTGGACGATGCCCTATGCCTTCGCCGGGTTCGGCACGGCGGGGCAGGCGGTGCGGCTGACCTGGTCGGAGGCGGCCAAGGGCAAGGTCTTCGTCACGGCGCGCTGCGACGCGCCCACCTGA
- a CDS encoding LysE family translocator, with product MTDIAPYLPGLFAAWSIQLVSCLTPGPVVAVILGRAATGDRSGALRAAAGTATAAGILALLVSLGMASAASALSEGLWQLRMAGAAYLLWLAFNAFRRAASEAPPLRAGAGGGYRTALAVSLSSPKALAFWLAIAALGGIVGAPWPVLALFVAGSAAMSAGVHAAWAVFLSSSPMRAGYARARRWVEGTLGLLFTFFALRLATDRS from the coding sequence ATGACTGACATCGCACCTTACCTCCCCGGTCTCTTCGCGGCCTGGAGCATCCAGCTCGTCTCCTGCCTGACGCCCGGTCCCGTCGTCGCCGTGATCCTGGGGCGCGCCGCGACAGGCGATCGGTCGGGCGCGTTGCGCGCGGCGGCGGGGACCGCGACGGCGGCCGGCATCCTCGCGCTCCTCGTGTCGCTGGGGATGGCTTCGGCGGCGTCCGCGCTCAGCGAAGGGCTCTGGCAGCTGCGGATGGCGGGGGCGGCCTATCTCCTCTGGCTCGCGTTCAACGCGTTCCGCCGGGCGGCGTCCGAGGCGCCTCCCCTGCGGGCCGGTGCCGGGGGCGGGTACCGCACGGCGCTTGCCGTCAGCCTCTCCAGCCCCAAGGCGCTCGCCTTCTGGCTCGCCATCGCGGCGCTCGGCGGGATCGTCGGGGCGCCCTGGCCGGTGCTCGCGCTCTTCGTCGCCGGGTCGGCCGCCATGTCGGCTGGCGTTCATGCGGCCTGGGCGGTCTTCCTGTCCTCCAGCCCCATGCGCGCCGGCTATGCCCGCGCGCGGCGCTGGGTCGAGGGGACGCTGGGCCTGCTTTTCACCTTCTTCGCCCTCCGCCTCGCGACGGACCGGAGCTGA